In Thalassococcus sp. S3, the sequence GGCGCATGGGGGCAAAGCTGCCCCGCGCCGGTACCGTCATCGATGTCGTGTGAAGGACCGGAACGACCTCTCCGTCAGGCGTATAAACGGTATCCCCCCGCCTCAGATCCGCGATGCGGCGATAGCCCGAGGGCGTGGCAATCAACGTCTCTGGCGACAGGGTCGGTTTCGGTCCGACCGGCATCGGCGTCGTGGACACCGCGATGAACATCAGATCCGGCGAGATGGCCCGGCTGCCGGCATCGCAGAACATCCGCTGCAGATCCGCCACCCTTAGCGGGGCGGGATCGGCGATCTGGATCAGTTGCATATCGCGCCTGTGCGTCCGTTCCACCGCCAGATGCGCGCGCCGCGCCGGGGCGTCCCAGACATAGGTCAGCCGCACCGCATTGGCGCGCCGCATATCGGACAGTTGCAACAGATGCTCACGCACCTCTCCGGCCCGGATGGCGACCAGCTTGATGGCACCGCCGGGCAATGTCTCGACCGAGAGGGAAAGGCCCCAGCGATCCCCGGACGAAAAGGCCAGGATCGGCCCCGGCACAGCGGGCACCTGCGCTTCAAGCATGAGGGAGCCCCGGGGCACCAAAGCCTCCGCCCCAGCGTCAAGGAGCGCGGGACGCGCCCGCCCATCAAGACCCTGGGGTCTGAAATGCCCCCCCATCTGATCGAGAAGGCCAAACCAGGTCATGGCCGTCTGACCATGTTCACAGAAATACCGCTCATCGCCCTGCCTTTCGGGTCATTGTTGGCCGAGATGCTAGCACGAACGGCCCCTCCCGAGAATCCGAATTCCGCCTCCGACCCTTGGCTTTCCGTGCATTTGCCGCCAAGTGTGGCAAAACCATCCCCGGAGGCCCCATGACCGATCCCGTCGCCCTGACCGCCGATCTGATCCGCTGCCCCTCTGTCACGCCGGAAGATGCGGGTGCCCTGGACGTGCTGGAACGGGCGCTGAGTGCTGCCGGTTTTGTCTGTACCCGTGCCGATCGGGGGGAGGTGAAGAACCTCTTTGCCCGTTGGGGAGAGAGGGGCCATGTCCGGACCTTTGGCTTTAACGGGCATACGGATGTAGTGCCCGTGGGGGACGAGGACGCCTGGACGGTCGATCCCTTTGGCGCAGAGATGCGCGATGGGCGTCTTTACGGGCGCGGCGCGACGGATATGAAGTCCGGTGTGGCGGCCTTTGCTGCGGCGGCCATCGATTTCGTGCAGGAGACACCGCCAGAGGGTGCCGTGATCCTTGCCATTACAGGGGATGAGGAAGGCGATGCGGTGGATGGCACCACGGCACTGCTGGATCACATGGCACGCGAGGGAGAGGCGATGTCGGTCTGCCTGGTCGGGGAACCGACCTGCCCCGAAGAGATGGGGGATATGATCAAGATCGGACGGCGCGGGTCGATGACGGCGTTTTTCAAGGTGATCGGCAAACAGGGTCATTCCGCCTATCCGCATCGCGCATGCAATCCGTTACCGGCCCTGGCACGGCTGATGGACCGGCTGGCCAGCCACGAGTTGGACAAGGGCACCGATCATTTCGACCCCTCCACGCTGGCGATCGTAACCATGGATACGGGCAACCCGGCCACCAACGTGATCCCGGCAGAGTGTCGTGGCACGGTGAACATCCGCTTTAACGACACCCATAGCGGCGCCGGGCTGACCGACTGGCTGCGCAAGGAGGCAGACGGGATCGCGGAGGCGTTTGGGGTCGAGGTGGAGATGCGGGTCAAGATCTCGGGAGAGAGCTTTCTGACGCCGCCGGGCGCGTTGTCGGATCTGGTCTCCGCCGCGGTCCGGGCGGAGACGAACCGGGTGCCTGAGCTGTCGACCACGGGCGGCACATCGGATGCAAGATTTGTGAAGGATCTCTGTCCGGTCGTGGAGTTCGGGCTGGTTGGCAAGACGATGCATCAGGTGGATGAGCATGTGGAGGTGGCGCATGTGCGGCAGCTCAAGGCGATCTATACGCGGATTCTGCGCGATTACTTTGCCTGAGGGGGCGCCTCCTCCAGCCCTTGCGGTCTGTCGTCGGATTTACCATGACGCCGCGCGGCGCGCATGTTAGGCGGTGGCCATGACGCGCATTCCGACAAAGGCCGAGATCCTGGAATGGATCGCGGACCATCCCGCCCAGACCTCCAAACGTGACATCGCCAAGGCCTTTGGCATCAAGGGCGCGGCCAGGATCGACCTCAAGCGTGTGCTGAAGGAGCTGGAAGCCGAAGGGCACCTAGAAAAGCGCAAGCGCAGCTACCGCGACCCCGACCGTCTGCCGCCCGTCAGCGTGCTGCAGGTTCAGGCACCCAATGCGGACGGTGACCTTTTCGCCCGTCCGCTGGAATGGCATGGCGAGGGGGTGGAGCCCATCGTGCTTGTGCTTCCCCGCGCCTCCGACCCGGCCCTGGGGGCAGGTGACCGCATCCTCGCCCGTCTCACCGTGGTGCAGGAGGAGGACCACAATTACGAGGCTCGCCTCATCCGCCGCATCGGCACCAACCCGCGCCGGATCCTTGGCATCTTCCGCAAGGGGGCCGAGGGTGGGCGCATCGTGCCAATCGACAAAGCCGGTCAAAACGAATGGCACGTCCCCGTAGGTGCGCTCCATGGCGCGCAGGACGGTGAGTTGGTCGAGGCCGAACAATCCGGCCCCAAGGCGCGCATGGGCCTTCCGCGCGCCCGTATCGTGGAGCGTCTGGGCGACCCGTCGGCGCCCAAGGCAATCTCGCTGATCGCGATCCACCAGCATGGCATTCCTGATGCGTTCCCCGACCCGGTCATCGCCGAGGCGGATGCCACCAAGCCGATGGGCCTGAAGGGTCGTGAGGATCTGCGCGAGCTGCCCTTGGTCACAATCGACCCCTCCGATGCGCGCGACCATGACGACGCCTGCTATGCCGAGGCGGATACCGATCCCGACAATCCCGGCGGCCATGTCATCTGGGTCGCCATCGCCGATGTGGCCGCCTATGTCCGTCCCGGCTCCGCCCTCGACGGTGAGGCGCGCAAACGCGGCAATTCCACCTATTTCCCGGACCGCGTCGTGCCCATGCTGCCCGACCGCCTGTCCGGCGATCTCTGCTCTCTGCACGAAGGTGTCCCGCGCGCATCCATCGCCGTGCGCATGGTCCTCGACGCCCAGGGCGAGAAGCTATCCCATAGCTTCCACCGGATCCTCATGCGTTCCCCCGCCGCTCTGAATTACCAGGAGGTTCAGGCCGCCATCGACGGGACGCCCAACGACAAGACCGGCCCCCTGCTGGAACCCGTCCTCAAACCGCTCTACGCCGCCTATGCCGCCCTGCGGGACGCCCGTGAGAGGCGCCAGCCCCTCGACCTCGACCTGCCCGAACGCAAGATCGTGCTCTCCGACGAGGGTGAGGTCACCTCCGTGCAGTTCCGCGACCGGCTGAACGCGCATCGGCTGATCGAGGAATTCATGATCCTCGCCAATGTCGCCGCCGCCGAAACGCTGATCGCCCAACGCACCCCGCTGCTCTTCCGCGTTCATGAGGAGCCCACGCCCGAGAAGCTGGAAAGCCTGCGGGAAACCGCCCAATCCTCCGGTTTCAACCTCGCCAAGGGCCAGGTCCTTCAGACCCGCCACCTCAACCAGCTTCTGAACGCCGCCTCCGGCACCGATGAGGCCGAGTTGATCAATATGGCCACATTGCGCTCGATGACGCAGGCTTATTACAGCCCCGAAAACTTCGGACATTTCGGGCTGGCGCTGGCGCGCTATGCCCATTTCACCTCTCCGATCCGGCGCTATTCCGACCTGATCGTCCACCGGGCCCTGATCACCGCCCATGGCTGGGGCAAGGACGGACTGGCGCCCGACGAGATCGAACGGCTTGAGCGCACGGCCGAACACATCTCCGACACCGAACGCCGCTCGATGATGGCCGAGCGGGACACGACCGACCGCTATCTCGCCGCCTATCTCTCCGAACGTGTTGGGGCCGAGATGGAGGGCCGCATCAGCGGCATCGCCCGCTTCGGCGTCTTCGTGAAGCTCGATGAAACCGGCGCCGACGGTCTGATCCCTATCCGGTCCCTGGGCCGCGAATATTTCCATTTCGACCGGGAAGCCGGCACGCTGATGGGATCCGACACCGGCACCGTGATCGGCATAGGACAGCGTGTCACCGTCCGTCTGGCCCAGGCCACGCCTGTCACCGGCGGTCTGGAGCTTGAACTTCTCGCGCTCGAGAACACCGCCCTGCCCGGCGGACCGGCACGTTCGGGCCGTGCGCCCAGACGCAAGATCGCCCGCAGCAAGCGCAAATCGGACAAGGTGAAACGCAAGGTTCTGCGGAAACGGCGCACGTAGAGAAAAGCTGCCAGCGCCGTTCGACGAAGCCTACAATGCCGGAGCGGGCCGGCGCCGGACAGATCTTGTGAGGAAAGACCGCTCATCCCGCGGCTTCGGCCGCGCCCGCACCGAGCGGCGATCCCGACGGGGCGTACGACCTTCGCCACAGTGACGCGTCGCTTTGCCGGTGATACCTTGCGCTTGTGGAGGTGACCGACATGCGAAAACTCACGCTGATCCTTTGCATGGCCCTTTTGCCGGGCATGGCCCAGGCCGAGCCGCCCAAAACCGTCGAAGACGACCTTGGGATACTCAATCCCCAGGATACAGGCCGTGAAATGCTGACCCGCAAGATCGAAATGGGCGTTATCGATTCCGTGACATGCTCTCTGGGCATCAACGTGACCAAGGCGGACAATCACGAGTTGGCCCGCAAGCTGGTCCGGCGCTGTGCCGAAGCAGGCTATACCAAAGCGATGACCTGGATGAGCCAGCTTGAAAACAACGGGCTTGGGGGTGAATACAACCCCGATGCCTCCGCCGAATGGGACAGACGCGCCGCCGAAGCGGGCGATCCGGTCGGGCGGTTCAACCATGGTCTGAACCTCATGCGGGGGCATGGGATCGCCCAGGACGACGCCTTGGGCCGTCAGTTTGTGGATCAGGCGGCACGGGATGGGCTGGAGATCGCAAAGCGCCTTCAAGGGGCGGATTACGATCTCGACGAAGTAACACCCGATGCGGACAACTGGCGATACCAGCCTTTGTTCTAGGGTGATGCCCTTCGCGCCCCGATCGACATCAAGGGCCTGATCGGAACCCCTTTTGCGCTCTGCAAGGATGCAGCATGATGCCTCACTGGGCAGAGCCTCCGATCCTCCGGTGACCCTCTCCTCACGCCGCAGGATGCAGCCCGAAGCGGGCAAACACGTTCTTCGTGATCTTCTCGACAAAGGGGTCCCTGGCGGCAAGCCCGTGGACCCACTCCGTCGTTCCGCCGTTAAAGACCTCTCCTTTTCCGCATTTGAAACTGGCCATCACCGCGTGGCCGCGCATCAACCTGGCCCTTGCCGCCGGTGTGTCCTCTCCCGCTGTGACGCGGACCAGCACGTCCTCTCCCTCCATCGGGACCATCTTCGGATAGGGGCTGCGCTCGGGCTCCGCCAAGGTGGCCG encodes:
- a CDS encoding tetratricopeptide repeat protein, which encodes MRKLTLILCMALLPGMAQAEPPKTVEDDLGILNPQDTGREMLTRKIEMGVIDSVTCSLGINVTKADNHELARKLVRRCAEAGYTKAMTWMSQLENNGLGGEYNPDASAEWDRRAAEAGDPVGRFNHGLNLMRGHGIAQDDALGRQFVDQAARDGLEIAKRLQGADYDLDEVTPDADNWRYQPLF
- a CDS encoding Hint domain-containing protein yields the protein MTWFGLLDQMGGHFRPQGLDGRARPALLDAGAEALVPRGSLMLEAQVPAVPGPILAFSSGDRWGLSLSVETLPGGAIKLVAIRAGEVREHLLQLSDMRRANAVRLTYVWDAPARRAHLAVERTHRRDMQLIQIADPAPLRVADLQRMFCDAGSRAISPDLMFIAVSTTPMPVGPKPTLSPETLIATPSGYRRIADLRRGDTVYTPDGEVVPVLHTTSMTVPARGSFAPMRLRSPFFGLKRDLVVSSRQRLQIRGNDVEYLFGKDAVLLPCLHLKGTRMARIEPVGAVARYHQILLPRNEPLLAAGSAVESLSIGRLARKADWHAASCLAHVMRSDLPDHGAVALPVLDSYDARVLAERRVA
- the dapE gene encoding succinyl-diaminopimelate desuccinylase, with translation MTDPVALTADLIRCPSVTPEDAGALDVLERALSAAGFVCTRADRGEVKNLFARWGERGHVRTFGFNGHTDVVPVGDEDAWTVDPFGAEMRDGRLYGRGATDMKSGVAAFAAAAIDFVQETPPEGAVILAITGDEEGDAVDGTTALLDHMAREGEAMSVCLVGEPTCPEEMGDMIKIGRRGSMTAFFKVIGKQGHSAYPHRACNPLPALARLMDRLASHELDKGTDHFDPSTLAIVTMDTGNPATNVIPAECRGTVNIRFNDTHSGAGLTDWLRKEADGIAEAFGVEVEMRVKISGESFLTPPGALSDLVSAAVRAETNRVPELSTTGGTSDARFVKDLCPVVEFGLVGKTMHQVDEHVEVAHVRQLKAIYTRILRDYFA
- the rnr gene encoding ribonuclease R, with translation MTRIPTKAEILEWIADHPAQTSKRDIAKAFGIKGAARIDLKRVLKELEAEGHLEKRKRSYRDPDRLPPVSVLQVQAPNADGDLFARPLEWHGEGVEPIVLVLPRASDPALGAGDRILARLTVVQEEDHNYEARLIRRIGTNPRRILGIFRKGAEGGRIVPIDKAGQNEWHVPVGALHGAQDGELVEAEQSGPKARMGLPRARIVERLGDPSAPKAISLIAIHQHGIPDAFPDPVIAEADATKPMGLKGREDLRELPLVTIDPSDARDHDDACYAEADTDPDNPGGHVIWVAIADVAAYVRPGSALDGEARKRGNSTYFPDRVVPMLPDRLSGDLCSLHEGVPRASIAVRMVLDAQGEKLSHSFHRILMRSPAALNYQEVQAAIDGTPNDKTGPLLEPVLKPLYAAYAALRDARERRQPLDLDLPERKIVLSDEGEVTSVQFRDRLNAHRLIEEFMILANVAAAETLIAQRTPLLFRVHEEPTPEKLESLRETAQSSGFNLAKGQVLQTRHLNQLLNAASGTDEAELINMATLRSMTQAYYSPENFGHFGLALARYAHFTSPIRRYSDLIVHRALITAHGWGKDGLAPDEIERLERTAEHISDTERRSMMAERDTTDRYLAAYLSERVGAEMEGRISGIARFGVFVKLDETGADGLIPIRSLGREYFHFDREAGTLMGSDTGTVIGIGQRVTVRLAQATPVTGGLELELLALENTALPGGPARSGRAPRRKIARSKRKSDKVKRKVLRKRRT